The region AGAATTATCTTGTAATGAAAATAGTCATTGGGGTAGTTTCCCGAAACGAAAAGGAGTTTACGAGTGCTCTCCGACACGCTGTCCAATGAGCTTCAGCGCTACGCGATCGGCCCGCGTATCAAGACACTGCGACTGAGAAAGAAGCTGGGGCTGGTGCAGTTGGCGGGGCATACAGGTCTCTCGCCTGCGATGCTTTCGAAGATCGAGCGCGGGCAGATGTTTCCGACGCTGCCCACTCTGCTTCGGATCGCCATGGTTTTCGGGGTCGGCCTCGATCACTTCTTCAAATCCGACAAGGAAGAACCGCGCATTGCGGTGGTCCGAAAGCACGAGCGTCTCAAACTTCCAAGCCCGCCGGGCGAAAAGAACCCAGCCTTCCTCTTCGAAAGCTTGGATTATCCCGCTTCCGACCGCCGTATGGAGGCCTATTACGCCGAGTTTCCGATCGATTCGCCGCCGTCGGAGCCGCATCAACATGGCAGCGCCGAGTTCATCTACGTGCTCAGCGGTCGGCTTGTCGTCATTGTGGACGGCAAGGAGACAGCGCTGGCTGCGGGCGACGCTATGTATTTTGACTCAAGCGTTCCGCACAGTTACCGCCGGGAAGGCGAGGGAACCTCGACGGCTCTTGTTGTGATTTCTCCTTAGAGCCTTTCCTGGTCAGATTGAAGCATTCTGCCGGAGCAGGTTTTCGTCAGGGCAAAGGCGATTGGCGACGGGCATACCCCAAGGTACGTCCGAGCCGATCGCCTTTGATCCTGGCGAAAAGATGCCCGGCCCTAGCTGGTTTGCAAGCAAACCACCGGGGTTGGCTGAAACGGGCCGGCTGATCGACCGGCCGGCTTGGCCGTAGAGCTGGGCTACGACGCGCGCCGGCCGGTCGACCATCCGACTCCGTTTGAGCCAACAGAATGATTCAATCTGACCAGGAAAGGCTCTGGACGGCCGTCGGCTGCGTACTCCTGAAACTCATCCCATGCATTGCCCGTGTTGATGGAGGACCTCGGTTTCGGGTGGGGCCTCGGACCGTCAAAGGGAACGCTTGCGCTTCCTGCGCGGGCGGGTTATAAACTGAACCAGATGGTTCAGTATTTACATCCTCCCCTTGATCTCTCGTTCGCGGCGCTGTCCGATGCCACCCGCCGCGGGATCATCGATCAGCTTGGGCGAGGGGACGCGTCGATCACCAGTCTCGCGGATAAGTTCCAGATGACGCTGACCGGCATGAAGAAGCATGTCCAGGTTCTCGAGCGCGCGGGGCTCGTCGTCACGCAGAAGGTCGGGCGGGTGAGAACCTGCAAGCTCGGGAAACGCGGTCTCAAGGCGGAGGCCGAATGGATCGAGACGCATCGCAAGCTCTTCGAGGCCCGCTTCGAAACATTGGACGAGATCATCAACGAAATGAAGCAGGAGGGAAGCGGTGACTGAGCAAGTTGACGGTGCAGGAGGTGCGCAGAACCGCACCTCGGTCGAGCGAAGAGGAGATCGCGAACTCGTCGTCACGCGGACATTCGATGCGCCGGCGAGCACGGTTTACAGAGCGTGGAGCCAGCCCGAGCTGTTCCAGCGCTGGTGGGTGCCAAAATCAGTACCCGGCATTTCGCTCGTATCGTGCGATATGGATGTTCGTACCGGCGGCAAATATCGGCTGGAATTCAGTGCCGGCGGGTCGGACACCATGGCCTTCTACGGCAGGTATCTCGAGGTGGTGCCGAATGAGCGCATCATCTGGACCAACGACGAGGGGGAGGAGGGTGCGGTTACGACCGTGACCTTCGAGGACCAAGGCGGGAGGACACTTCTGACTTTCCACGAAGTCTACCCGTCCAAGGAGGCGCTTGAGGAAGAACTGCAGGGCTCGGCGGTCGCATTGCCGGAGCAGCTGGAACAGCTCGACGAATTGCTTTCCAGCACAGGCGAGTAGCGCGGGGCGGGAAAACGCGCCTCGGTCCGTCTGCTCTTGCGACGAAACTCCGGTGCGACGGTGCCATGCAGCCATACTACCTAATCCCGCATGGACTGAACACCTACCGGCGGCAGCCTTAATAAGGGCCATTTTGCCGCCGACCGGCCAGTCTTCCGGACAGGACGAACCGCTGAACCAGAGCCAGTCCGTTCAAGCCGCCGTCGGGTTGATGAGATTCATATCGATTTCCGTCAGCTCGACCCGCCGCTCGAAGGCAATGCCCGCCTCGTCGAAGAGATGGCAATCGGCGGCATTGATGCCGGTCGTCACAGGCGCGTCCGGGCGGATGCCGACGCTTCCGGGCAGCATGGCGCAGAAATTCTCGCCCTCGCCATTGAGCGCGGCGTAAGCGACCGTATTGGCCCCCAGCCGTTCGATGACCGTCGGCGTCACGGAAAAGGTGATGTCGCCGCCGTTGAGCTGGATATGCTCCGGCCGGATGCCAAGCGTCAGGGTTTTGCCGGCCATGCCATCGCGCGGGGTCACCGGCAGAACGGCCGTCTGACCGCGGTACTCCACCTCGACACCGGCGGCGCTGACGCCCTTGCAGGTCACAGGCAGGAAATTCATTTTCGGATTGCCGATGAAGCCGGCGACGAACTGGTTGGCGGGCTTGTGATAAAGCTCGAGCGGTGCGCCGGTCTGGGAGATGTTGCCGGCGTCGAGCACGACGATGCGGTCGGCCATCGTCATGGCTTCGACCTGGTCGTGCGTCACATAGATCATCGTTGCCTTCAACGCCCTATGCAGCTTGGCAAGCTCGATGCGCATATCGGCGCGCAGCGCGGCATCGAGGTTGGATAGCGGCTCGTCGAACAGAAAAATCTTCGGTTCGCGCACGATGGCGCGGCCGATCGCCACACGCTGGCGCTGACCGCCGGAAAGCATGCCGGGTTTCTGCTGCAGCCGCTGTTCGAGATGGAGGATGCGGGCTGCATTTTCGACCTTTGCCGTCAGCTTTGCCTCCTCCATCTTCTCGACGCGAAGCGGAAAGGCGATGTTCTCGAAAACCGTCATGTGCGGATAGAGGGCGTAGGATTGGAATACCATGGCGATGCCGCGCTTGACGGGCGGCAGGTCGTTGACCCTGACGCCGTCGATGACGATGTCGCCCGCCGTCGTCGCATCGAGTCCGGCGATCATCCGCAAGAGGGTGGACTTGCCGCAGCCCGACGGGCCGACGAAGACGACGAACTCGCCGTTCCTCACCTCGAGCTGCACGCCCTTCAGAACTTCGTAGTCGCCGTAGAATTTCTGAACTTTGTTGAGAAGGAGCTGTCCCAAAAATCTATCTCCGCCGGCGGCCTTCGTCGCACATTCATCGTCAGGGGAGGGATCGCAGCTATTGCCGCGATCCCAACAAGCCCAAAAGGCTTACTTGAACGCCTCGATTTCGCCGGCGGCCTTCTTGAGCGCGGCTTCCGGCTCAGCCTTGCCTGTTACCACCGACTGGATCATCTCAATCATCGAGTTCTGGAAGCCCTTATAATCGGTAAAGAGCGGCTCCGGGCCACCATAGCTGATGCCTTCGATCAAAGGCTTCCAGTAGGGGTCCTTGGCGACGAACTCGTCGACCTTTGGCGAGGGACGCAGCGGGGTGAGGCCAGCGCCGCCCTGCAATTCGTATTCCGACTGAACGTCAGGCGAGGTGATAAACTTGGCGAATTCCGTCGCCTTGTCCTCGACGCCTGAACCCTTGAAGATCGCAAGACTGTCGGTGATCAGTAGCGTGCCCGGCCCCTTGGCGTCGGGACCGAGCGGCAGAGTCGTAATGCCCCAGTTGATCTTCGTCTCTTTCAGCCGGGATGCGGCGCCCGATCCTGCCTGGATCATGGCGACCTTGCCGTCGAGGAAGATGGCGCGGACTTCGTTCTGCTCATAGGCCGTCGGGCCTTCTTCGGAATAGGGGACGATATCCTTGTAGGCCTTCAGCGCGGCCAGGATCTGCGGGCTGTCGAGCGTGACCTTGCCTTCGGCATCCGTCACCGCACCATTGTTGGTGTAAACCCAATGCATGAACTGGTGCATCGTGTTGTCGAAGGTCTTGGCGGAAAGACCGAAGCCCGGAATCCCGGTCTTTTCCTTGATGGTCTTCGCCATCTCGATTTCTTCGGCCCAGGTCTTCGGCGGCTTCTCGGGATCGAGGCCGGCCTGCTTGAAGAGATCCTTGTTCCAGTAAAGCGCCTTGGTGGAAAAGGCGATCGGAACGCCCCACTGCGTGCCTTCGAAGGTCACCGTGTCGACGATATGAGGATAGTAGCTCTTCTTTTCGTCATCGGTCATCGGCACCGGAACGATGAGGTCGTTCTGCGCGAATTCCTTCAGCGTGCGCGAGCCGACATAGGCCATCGCGACCGGCGTGCCGGCCGCGGCGAGCGTCGTTGCCTTGTCCTGGCACTGCGCCCAGCCGACGACTTCGGGCGTGACCTTCCAGCCTGCGTTCTTTTCTTCCCACTGCTTGATGTATTTGGTGTGGACCGGGTCGATCGTGTCGCCGCAATAGATCCAGCTGATTTCCTTGTCAGCGGCTTCAGCAGTGACCGCGGTCAGTGCCGTCGAACCGAGCAGGGCAAGCGCCATAAGGCCTGTCTTGATTGATATGCTCACGTCGTGACTCCCATTGTGGTTGTTAGCTGTTCACTCGTTTTTTCTCTTATTGTTTCACCGCACCGGCGGTCAGACCGCCGACGAGATAACGCTGAAGGAAGAAGATGACGACCATCGCCGGCGCAATACCGACGAAGGAAGCCGCCATCAGTTCGTTCCAGATAACCTCCTGCTTGCCGAAGTAAGCAAAGAGCCCGACCGGCAGGGGCATGTATTCGGTCTTCGAGTTGAAGGTCAGCGCGAAGATGAATTGCTGGGCGTAGGCGCCGATGAAGGTGGTGATGGCGACGACGATGATTCCCGGCATCGCGATGGGCAGGATGACGCGGCGAAGCGTGTAGAAATGGCTGGCGCCATCCATGTAGGCAGCTTCGTTGAGCTCCTGAGGAATGCGGATCATATAGGTGCGCAGCAGCCAGATCGCCGACGGAATCAGGAAGGCGACGCCCGGCACGATCATGGCGAGATAGGTGTTGAGCACGCCCATGCTGCGCATCAGCCGGAAGAGCGGAATCAAGAGCACGGCGCCGGAGAACATGTTCACCGTCAGGAATGCGCCGAGCAATATCCCCATGCCCTTAAATTCGAACCTCGCGAAAGCGTAGGCCGCCGGGATGACCAGGCAGAGCACGATCACCGTGACGACGGTCGAGATGAAGAAGGAGTTGAAGATATAGCGGCCGAAACCCGGCACGCTGATCCACATCGTCCGGTAAGCCTCGAACGAGCCGTTCTCCGGCCAGAAGCGGTAGGGCGAGGAAAAGAGCTGGGCGAGCGGCTTCAACGACACCAGGAAGCCCTCGACGAAGGGCGAAAGCACGAAGAACAGAAACAGCGCGATGCCGCAATAGATCAGGACGATTTCCCACCAGCGGTAACGGTCGATCATGGCGGGACTGCTCATGCGCGCTTCTCCGGATTGAGACGGCGGGTGACACGGAAATAGGCGAAGCAGAAGAGCGACAG is a window of Rhizobium lentis DNA encoding:
- a CDS encoding helix-turn-helix domain-containing protein, which produces MLSDTLSNELQRYAIGPRIKTLRLRKKLGLVQLAGHTGLSPAMLSKIERGQMFPTLPTLLRIAMVFGVGLDHFFKSDKEEPRIAVVRKHERLKLPSPPGEKNPAFLFESLDYPASDRRMEAYYAEFPIDSPPSEPHQHGSAEFIYVLSGRLVVIVDGKETALAAGDAMYFDSSVPHSYRREGEGTSTALVVISP
- a CDS encoding ArsR/SmtB family transcription factor encodes the protein MVQYLHPPLDLSFAALSDATRRGIIDQLGRGDASITSLADKFQMTLTGMKKHVQVLERAGLVVTQKVGRVRTCKLGKRGLKAEAEWIETHRKLFEARFETLDEIINEMKQEGSGD
- a CDS encoding SRPBCC family protein → MTEQVDGAGGAQNRTSVERRGDRELVVTRTFDAPASTVYRAWSQPELFQRWWVPKSVPGISLVSCDMDVRTGGKYRLEFSAGGSDTMAFYGRYLEVVPNERIIWTNDEGEEGAVTTVTFEDQGGRTLLTFHEVYPSKEALEEELQGSAVALPEQLEQLDELLSSTGE
- a CDS encoding ABC transporter ATP-binding protein gives rise to the protein MGQLLLNKVQKFYGDYEVLKGVQLEVRNGEFVVFVGPSGCGKSTLLRMIAGLDATTAGDIVIDGVRVNDLPPVKRGIAMVFQSYALYPHMTVFENIAFPLRVEKMEEAKLTAKVENAARILHLEQRLQQKPGMLSGGQRQRVAIGRAIVREPKIFLFDEPLSNLDAALRADMRIELAKLHRALKATMIYVTHDQVEAMTMADRIVVLDAGNISQTGAPLELYHKPANQFVAGFIGNPKMNFLPVTCKGVSAAGVEVEYRGQTAVLPVTPRDGMAGKTLTLGIRPEHIQLNGGDITFSVTPTVIERLGANTVAYAALNGEGENFCAMLPGSVGIRPDAPVTTGINAADCHLFDEAGIAFERRVELTEIDMNLINPTAA
- a CDS encoding ABC transporter substrate-binding protein → MALALLGSTALTAVTAEAADKEISWIYCGDTIDPVHTKYIKQWEEKNAGWKVTPEVVGWAQCQDKATTLAAAGTPVAMAYVGSRTLKEFAQNDLIVPVPMTDDEKKSYYPHIVDTVTFEGTQWGVPIAFSTKALYWNKDLFKQAGLDPEKPPKTWAEEIEMAKTIKEKTGIPGFGLSAKTFDNTMHQFMHWVYTNNGAVTDAEGKVTLDSPQILAALKAYKDIVPYSEEGPTAYEQNEVRAIFLDGKVAMIQAGSGAASRLKETKINWGITTLPLGPDAKGPGTLLITDSLAIFKGSGVEDKATEFAKFITSPDVQSEYELQGGAGLTPLRPSPKVDEFVAKDPYWKPLIEGISYGGPEPLFTDYKGFQNSMIEMIQSVVTGKAEPEAALKKAAGEIEAFK
- a CDS encoding carbohydrate ABC transporter permease; this encodes MSSPAMIDRYRWWEIVLIYCGIALFLFFVLSPFVEGFLVSLKPLAQLFSSPYRFWPENGSFEAYRTMWISVPGFGRYIFNSFFISTVVTVIVLCLVIPAAYAFARFEFKGMGILLGAFLTVNMFSGAVLLIPLFRLMRSMGVLNTYLAMIVPGVAFLIPSAIWLLRTYMIRIPQELNEAAYMDGASHFYTLRRVILPIAMPGIIVVAITTFIGAYAQQFIFALTFNSKTEYMPLPVGLFAYFGKQEVIWNELMAASFVGIAPAMVVIFFLQRYLVGGLTAGAVKQ